In one window of Mucilaginibacter auburnensis DNA:
- a CDS encoding ABC transporter ATP-binding protein — protein MLSLKNISKRYKNGSSQVTILNNISLEVEAGEFVSIMGPSGSGKSTLLNIIGMLDQPSDGFHYFLDEPVHQLKEKQRSALYKKNIGFVFQAYHLIDELNVYENIETPLLYHDVKSSERKALVADMLDRFQIVGKKDLFPSQLSGGQQQLVGIARALIVKPKLLLADEPTGNLNSKQGEEIMQLFSKLNKEEGMTIIQVTHSEKNAAYGTRIINLLDGTIASSQQI, from the coding sequence ATGCTATCACTTAAAAACATTTCAAAACGCTATAAAAACGGAAGTTCGCAGGTAACTATTTTAAATAACATTAGCCTGGAGGTTGAAGCCGGCGAGTTTGTTTCAATTATGGGGCCGTCCGGTTCAGGGAAATCAACCTTGCTTAACATAATAGGCATGCTTGATCAACCTTCTGATGGGTTTCATTATTTTTTAGATGAGCCTGTTCATCAATTAAAAGAAAAGCAGCGCTCGGCTTTATATAAAAAGAACATTGGTTTTGTGTTTCAGGCCTATCATTTAATAGACGAATTAAACGTTTATGAAAACATTGAAACACCCCTACTCTATCATGATGTTAAATCATCAGAACGAAAAGCTTTGGTTGCTGATATGTTAGACCGGTTTCAGATAGTTGGAAAGAAAGACCTTTTTCCATCACAACTTTCAGGCGGGCAACAGCAATTAGTAGGCATTGCACGTGCGCTCATCGTTAAGCCAAAACTTTTACTCGCCGACGAGCCTACGGGTAATCTCAACTCAAAACAGGGTGAAGAAATTATGCAGCTTTTCAGCAAATTAAATAAAGAGGAAGGCATGACAATTATACAGGTTACCCATTCTGAAAAGAACGCTGCATATGGCACTCGTATTATTAATCTGCTTGATGGAACTATTGCTTCATCACAACAAATTTAA
- a CDS encoding ABC transporter permease: MFKNYLKIAWRNLYKHKAFSLIHILGLTTGVTVCLMIFLYITNEFSVDKFHTQGKNIYRLMRRYDPTKPLVAYVSGPYAPALKNDFPSDIKTVVRVKPENELVTFGDKAFNEKKVYYADAGFFNLFSYPLIKGEPSSVLKLPNSVVLNEKTAKRYFGSAENAMGKVLTFGKRNQFKVAGIAKDLPSNTHLDFDIVAPIAVMENYDWFKRWINNSMFAYVQLNDGINKKQLEQKFPAFMAKYMGEEMKRFDLRVDLQLTPLQDIYFEKSSAFDNVRHGEKSVVYVFISIAILIMLIACINFMNLSTIRAVDRSKEVGLRKVLGAVRNHLIYQFIGESVLLAIIACILAMGLLFILMPYYNDILGYTLSSPWMSWHMYAFLIGVIVVIGLLAGSYPAFFLSGFSPIQALKGKLRLGKGGVVLRQTLVVVQFSISVFLIIGVIVMTRQMNYMKNKQLGYDQSQTVVLQIDNADLYNNLKAFKTQLLSNNSISSFSVMSSEPGGFHDVHSFEVEGKHDPFRARTEFADFDHTKLLNLKIIAGRDLSEQYGTDSAGAILINRTAAQQLGFSPQQAVGKWIKNAVRDSIRRQIVGVVEDYNFLSLRENIEPLVISPGEDWRVVLVKLKPGSVKQGLSAIESAYKSIAPVYPFEYSFLDQEFNATYRTDIRQQTILSIFAGLAIFVACLGLFGLASFTATKRTKEIGVRKVLGSSVQNILILLSKDMLKPVLIATVIAVPIGYYAMQKWLQNFAYQINISYTIFVLAGTVALLIAFFTISFQSIKAALANPVKSLRSE; the protein is encoded by the coding sequence ATGTTTAAAAACTACTTAAAAATTGCCTGGCGAAACCTTTACAAGCATAAGGCCTTCTCGCTTATACATATACTTGGGCTCACTACAGGGGTTACTGTATGTTTAATGATTTTCCTTTATATCACTAACGAGTTCAGCGTTGATAAGTTCCACACACAGGGAAAAAACATATATCGCTTAATGCGCAGATATGATCCAACAAAGCCGCTCGTTGCATACGTATCTGGCCCTTATGCGCCCGCGTTAAAAAATGATTTCCCGAGCGATATAAAGACTGTTGTGAGAGTTAAACCGGAAAATGAGTTAGTTACCTTCGGGGATAAAGCTTTCAATGAAAAAAAAGTATACTATGCTGATGCCGGCTTTTTTAACCTGTTTTCTTACCCGCTTATCAAAGGCGAGCCGTCAAGCGTACTGAAATTGCCAAATAGCGTTGTATTGAACGAAAAAACTGCGAAGCGCTATTTTGGCAGTGCTGAAAATGCTATGGGTAAAGTGTTAACGTTTGGCAAACGTAACCAATTTAAAGTTGCAGGTATTGCTAAAGATCTGCCTTCAAATACTCACCTCGACTTTGACATTGTTGCTCCTATCGCTGTAATGGAAAACTACGATTGGTTTAAGCGTTGGATAAATAACAGCATGTTTGCATATGTACAGTTGAATGATGGTATAAACAAAAAGCAATTGGAACAAAAATTTCCCGCGTTTATGGCCAAATACATGGGCGAAGAGATGAAACGTTTTGATTTGCGTGTTGATCTGCAACTGACACCATTGCAGGATATCTACTTTGAAAAAAGCTCGGCTTTTGACAATGTGCGTCACGGCGAAAAAAGTGTGGTGTATGTTTTCATATCTATCGCTATACTTATAATGCTGATAGCATGCATTAATTTCATGAATCTTTCAACCATACGTGCTGTTGACCGCTCAAAAGAGGTTGGTTTGCGTAAGGTTTTAGGCGCGGTTCGTAACCATTTGATTTATCAGTTTATAGGCGAATCTGTTCTGCTGGCAATAATAGCTTGCATATTGGCTATGGGCCTGCTGTTCATCCTGATGCCTTATTATAATGATATTTTAGGATATACTTTATCATCACCTTGGATGTCATGGCACATGTATGCTTTTCTGATAGGTGTTATTGTAGTAATTGGATTGTTAGCAGGAAGCTATCCGGCTTTCTTCTTGTCGGGCTTCTCACCTATACAAGCGCTTAAAGGCAAATTACGCTTGGGTAAAGGTGGTGTGGTTTTGAGGCAAACACTTGTTGTGGTGCAGTTTAGCATATCCGTATTTCTTATCATCGGGGTAATTGTAATGACGCGCCAGATGAATTATATGAAAAATAAACAGTTGGGTTATGATCAATCGCAAACTGTAGTTTTACAAATTGACAATGCCGATTTATATAACAACCTTAAAGCCTTTAAAACTCAATTATTAAGCAACAATAGTATATCATCATTCTCAGTTATGTCTAGCGAACCAGGTGGCTTTCATGATGTTCATAGCTTTGAAGTGGAGGGAAAGCATGACCCGTTCAGAGCTCGCACTGAATTTGCAGATTTTGATCATACTAAGTTACTTAACCTAAAAATCATAGCTGGACGCGACCTGTCCGAGCAGTATGGGACTGATTCTGCAGGAGCAATATTGATTAATCGTACTGCTGCACAGCAACTGGGCTTTAGTCCGCAACAAGCCGTTGGCAAGTGGATAAAGAATGCAGTTCGAGATAGTATACGCAGGCAAATAGTAGGCGTGGTGGAAGATTATAATTTTTTATCCCTCAGAGAAAATATTGAGCCATTAGTAATCTCACCGGGCGAAGACTGGCGTGTTGTATTGGTAAAGCTCAAGCCTGGTTCAGTAAAACAAGGCCTGTCAGCTATTGAATCAGCTTATAAAAGCATTGCACCGGTTTACCCCTTTGAGTACTCATTTCTTGACCAGGAATTTAACGCAACTTACCGTACAGATATCAGGCAGCAAACCATACTGAGTATTTTTGCGGGACTGGCCATATTTGTGGCCTGCTTAGGGCTGTTTGGCTTGGCATCATTCACTGCCACCAAACGCACTAAAGAAATAGGCGTGCGAAAAGTATTAGGGTCTTCGGTACAAAACATTTTGATACTGCTATCAAAAGATATGTTAAAGCCGGTGCTTATTGCCACTGTAATTGCTGTGCCAATAGGCTATTACGCTATGCAAAAATGGCTGCAAAACTTTGCTTACCAAATAAATATTAGTTACACCATTTTTGTATTGGCCGGAACTGTTGCCTTATTGATAGCATTTTTCACCATCAGTTTTCAGTCTATTAAAGCTGCTTTAGCTAACCCGGTGAAAAGCTTGAGAAGCGAATAG
- a CDS encoding ABC transporter permease has translation MIKNYIKIAWRNIIRHKAFSIINIAGLAIGIAACLLIFLIVDFELSFDKFQPQYSKIYRVVNEQKRGDGISYSDGIPVPMSPALKADFPDALFATIYTSYGSQVTISENANTDATKKFVEPMGVLFAEANLFKMFKFNWLAGSADVLNNPGNVIIDKTTAGKYFGDWKNAIGKLIKLDNLITLKVSGIIDDAPANTDMPLKVIASYKNFKDNMAAYDIEDSWGNNSSSHQVFMLLNEGQTKNAVNKRLKIFGAKHYSQKKATAITHFLQPLAEMHFDSRFGNALGDHVTSKATIRTLSLIAMLIIAMASINFINLSTAQSVKRSKEVGIRKVLGSSRMQLVKQSIGETTLIVLFSVMMAIGIAFLALPYLKNIASVPDDMALFTSSSMIFLVVIAVVVIVISGLYPALVVSGFKPVLAIKNKITAASVGGVSLRRVLVVTQFAISQLLIIGTIVAVKQMGFINSADLGFNKSAVLVIPGSTDSISLKKSESFKQEMLQNPGVKAVTFMSDQPSSDNNWSTNFYYDNSTIDKDYQTSLKFADADYFKTFELHFKAGHPYTANDSIGNIVVNETFVHKLGLKSAEQIIGKTVRLGGGKWRTVVGVVEDFKTNSLRDAIRPIVLLQNKAQFGVVAVKINTANFKTTVSQVQSKWEKTYPEYAYKGYFLDENIADFYKQENQLALIYKIFAGIAIFISCLGLYGLISFIVVQRTKEVGVRKVLGASVSSIVLMFSKEFILLISISFLIATPAAYYMMNRWLQSFVFRIPLSAWIFILSVVMSLIVAWLTVGYKAVKAALANPVTSLRSE, from the coding sequence ATGATAAAGAATTATATAAAAATAGCATGGCGTAACATTATTCGCCATAAAGCCTTTTCAATAATCAACATTGCAGGCTTAGCCATTGGTATAGCCGCATGTTTGTTAATATTCTTGATTGTGGATTTTGAGCTAAGTTTTGACAAATTTCAACCTCAATATAGCAAAATTTACCGTGTTGTTAACGAGCAAAAACGTGGCGATGGCATCAGTTACAGTGATGGTATCCCGGTGCCTATGTCGCCGGCGCTTAAGGCTGACTTTCCTGACGCGTTATTTGCGACAATCTACACTTCGTATGGTAGCCAGGTTACAATATCCGAAAATGCCAACACAGATGCCACAAAAAAATTTGTTGAACCAATGGGCGTACTTTTTGCCGAGGCCAACCTGTTTAAAATGTTTAAATTTAATTGGTTAGCCGGCAGTGCCGATGTATTGAACAATCCGGGAAATGTTATAATTGACAAAACAACTGCTGGCAAATACTTTGGTGATTGGAAAAACGCAATAGGCAAGCTCATAAAGCTGGATAACCTAATAACACTAAAGGTGTCGGGAATAATTGATGACGCACCTGCCAACACCGACATGCCACTTAAAGTTATAGCATCTTACAAAAACTTTAAGGATAATATGGCTGCCTATGATATTGAGGACTCCTGGGGCAATAACAGTAGCAGTCATCAGGTATTTATGCTCCTTAATGAAGGCCAAACAAAAAATGCTGTTAATAAGCGATTGAAAATATTTGGAGCTAAGCACTACTCTCAAAAAAAAGCAACAGCAATTACACATTTTTTGCAGCCGCTTGCCGAAATGCATTTTGACAGTCGCTTTGGCAATGCGTTGGGAGATCATGTTACCAGCAAGGCTACCATTCGCACATTGTCACTTATTGCTATGCTTATAATTGCAATGGCTTCCATCAACTTTATCAATCTTTCAACGGCTCAATCAGTTAAACGTTCAAAAGAAGTTGGTATACGTAAAGTTTTAGGAAGCAGCCGTATGCAATTAGTTAAACAATCAATAGGTGAAACTACATTGATTGTATTATTCTCAGTTATGATGGCCATTGGTATCGCGTTTCTGGCATTACCTTATTTAAAGAATATTGCGAGCGTTCCTGATGATATGGCCCTTTTTACATCGAGCTCGATGATATTTTTAGTGGTAATAGCAGTTGTAGTTATCGTAATATCAGGCCTTTATCCGGCGTTAGTGGTATCAGGTTTCAAACCGGTACTCGCTATAAAGAATAAAATCACGGCAGCATCGGTAGGTGGAGTATCATTACGCCGGGTGCTGGTAGTTACACAGTTTGCTATATCGCAATTACTCATAATTGGTACCATTGTAGCTGTTAAGCAAATGGGATTTATTAATTCAGCTGATCTGGGTTTTAATAAAAGCGCAGTGCTTGTAATTCCGGGAAGCACAGATAGCATCAGCTTAAAAAAATCAGAAAGTTTTAAGCAAGAAATGCTTCAAAACCCGGGAGTAAAAGCCGTTACTTTTATGTCAGACCAGCCCTCATCAGACAATAACTGGTCTACTAATTTTTATTACGACAATTCAACCATTGACAAAGATTATCAAACCAGCTTAAAATTTGCTGATGCTGACTATTTTAAAACTTTTGAACTACACTTTAAAGCTGGCCATCCTTACACCGCTAATGACAGTATAGGAAATATTGTAGTAAACGAAACCTTTGTTCACAAACTTGGACTAAAAAGCGCTGAACAAATAATTGGAAAAACGGTGCGCCTTGGCGGAGGTAAATGGCGCACTGTGGTTGGAGTGGTTGAGGATTTTAAAACCAACTCCTTACGCGATGCGATAAGGCCGATTGTTCTGCTTCAAAACAAAGCGCAGTTTGGCGTAGTGGCTGTGAAGATCAATACAGCAAACTTTAAAACAACTGTTTCACAGGTGCAAAGTAAATGGGAAAAAACCTATCCGGAATATGCTTACAAGGGCTATTTCCTTGACGAAAACATTGCCGATTTTTACAAGCAGGAAAACCAGCTGGCCTTGATCTATAAAATATTTGCCGGAATAGCCATATTCATTTCCTGCCTTGGTTTGTATGGTCTCATATCATTTATAGTGGTACAACGCACTAAAGAAGTTGGGGTACGCAAGGTTTTAGGAGCTTCTGTAAGCAGCATAGTACTCATGTTCTCGAAGGAGTTTATACTGCTTATTAGTATATCATTTTTAATAGCTACACCCGCGGCTTATTATATGATGAATCGCTGGCTGCAAAGTTTCGTATTCCGGATACCGTTATCAGCGTGGATATTCATTTTGTCCGTAGTTATGTCTTTAATAGTGGCGTGGCTAACGGTTGGTTACAAAGCTGTTAAGGCTGCTTTGGCCAACCCGGTAACCAGCCTCAGAAGTGAGTAA
- a CDS encoding ABC transporter permease, with product MLKNYFKTAWRNVLKHKMYSAINIGGLAIGMAVSFLLLLYVYSEFTYNNMHVKGDRIYKFLRNQPSEGVIYTSSVTPAPLAPAVEKDYPEIEKVARNNGTSDMLAGYGDVNIKLPMMASDPAILDIFTFDFVKGKKSKALDDPSSIVITEKAAKALFGDADPIGKSIRLNDNKFSLKVSAVIKDHPQNSSFRFDMLMPWGTYGTQQPWIKSAGWGNYSFTTYALLKPGATVDAVNIKLKDITKRYDPNNKDNIMFLHNWRSLRLNGEFKNGVNTGGSIEYVRLFLYLAIGILLIACINFMNLSTARSEHRAREVGVRKAIGAHRWSIVQQFLGESMLMAFMAFFASIVIMMLLLPVFRDIIGTPMELPYQNPWAWTAALIVTVVTGFVAGSYPALFLSSFKPIKVLKGQLITTKTTVRPRQFLVVMQFTFAICLILSSLFIYKQINYIKERPLGYNNKGVLEMDVEGALVDRFEDFRRDAIASGAIIDGALTSGSITDNGSSSWGITWPDQRPGEAKIPIDQLVVTYHFTGTYGVEMVQGHDYDINRPADTAGIILNESAVKLMRLKHPLGAQVKWQGDNRTVIGVTKDFVWGSPYEPVKPAIVGFMKDWTGSIGLKLNPAKSITESLALIKNVYKKYNTQYPFEYKFTDERFDSKFKTEKLLGTMATCFTGLAIVISCLGLFGLASFSAEQRRKEIGIRKVLGANTAHLWLKLSQEFIKLVLISFLIGAAISWYNIDKWLAKYTYHTPISLWVFIATMLVSIALCLITVSWQAIRAAWANPVKSLKSE from the coding sequence ATGCTAAAAAATTACTTTAAAACAGCCTGGCGTAATGTACTTAAACATAAAATGTATAGCGCCATAAACATTGGTGGTTTAGCCATTGGTATGGCAGTAAGCTTTTTATTGCTTCTTTACGTGTATAGCGAGTTTACCTATAATAACATGCATGTAAAAGGTGATCGCATTTATAAATTTTTACGCAATCAACCGAGCGAGGGAGTTATATATACATCATCTGTTACACCTGCGCCACTTGCGCCCGCAGTTGAAAAAGATTATCCGGAGATAGAAAAAGTTGCGCGTAATAATGGCACTTCTGATATGCTGGCAGGGTACGGCGACGTCAACATTAAACTGCCGATGATGGCATCAGATCCGGCTATTCTTGACATCTTCACCTTCGACTTTGTGAAAGGCAAAAAATCAAAAGCGCTGGACGATCCATCCTCTATTGTGATAACCGAGAAAGCTGCGAAAGCGCTGTTTGGCGATGCCGATCCTATTGGTAAGAGTATCCGCTTGAATGACAATAAATTCTCATTAAAAGTAAGTGCTGTAATAAAAGATCACCCTCAAAACTCAAGTTTTAGATTTGATATGCTGATGCCCTGGGGAACTTATGGAACCCAACAACCCTGGATAAAAAGTGCAGGCTGGGGTAATTACTCTTTTACAACCTACGCCTTATTGAAACCAGGAGCAACAGTGGATGCAGTAAATATTAAGCTGAAAGACATTACAAAACGCTATGACCCTAATAATAAAGATAATATTATGTTTCTGCATAACTGGCGCAGTTTACGCTTGAACGGGGAATTTAAAAATGGCGTAAATACCGGTGGATCTATTGAATATGTAAGATTATTTTTATACCTGGCTATAGGCATTTTGCTTATTGCATGTATCAATTTTATGAATTTATCAACCGCGAGGTCTGAACACAGAGCGCGCGAAGTAGGTGTGCGTAAAGCCATAGGTGCTCATCGTTGGTCAATAGTTCAACAATTCCTTGGCGAATCAATGCTGATGGCCTTTATGGCATTTTTCGCATCAATTGTTATTATGATGTTGTTGTTGCCGGTTTTCAGAGATATAATTGGTACGCCTATGGAACTACCCTACCAAAACCCTTGGGCATGGACTGCAGCTTTGATTGTAACCGTTGTAACCGGGTTTGTTGCCGGCAGTTATCCGGCACTTTTTCTATCCTCGTTTAAGCCTATCAAAGTGTTGAAAGGGCAGTTGATAACAACTAAAACAACTGTACGACCACGACAGTTTTTAGTTGTTATGCAATTTACTTTTGCCATTTGCCTTATACTGTCAAGTTTGTTCATTTACAAACAAATAAATTACATTAAAGAGCGGCCTTTAGGATACAACAATAAAGGCGTGCTTGAAATGGATGTTGAAGGTGCGCTTGTTGACCGGTTCGAAGATTTTCGTAGAGATGCTATTGCTTCGGGAGCTATAATTGACGGCGCATTAACGTCAGGCAGCATTACGGATAACGGCAGCAGCTCATGGGGTATAACTTGGCCGGATCAGCGCCCCGGAGAAGCTAAAATACCTATCGATCAATTGGTAGTAACCTATCATTTTACCGGAACGTACGGAGTAGAAATGGTACAGGGTCACGATTATGACATTAATCGCCCGGCTGATACAGCTGGTATTATATTGAACGAATCGGCAGTTAAGCTAATGCGACTAAAACACCCTTTAGGTGCCCAAGTTAAGTGGCAAGGCGATAACAGAACGGTTATTGGTGTCACAAAAGACTTCGTATGGGGATCTCCTTACGAGCCGGTCAAACCAGCAATTGTTGGCTTTATGAAGGATTGGACGGGTTCAATAGGCTTAAAACTTAATCCGGCTAAATCAATAACTGAAAGCCTTGCACTTATCAAAAACGTGTATAAAAAATACAATACTCAATATCCATTCGAGTATAAATTTACGGATGAAAGGTTTGACAGCAAATTCAAAACAGAAAAGCTTTTAGGCACAATGGCAACCTGTTTTACCGGACTCGCCATTGTAATATCATGCTTAGGCTTATTCGGTTTAGCTTCCTTTTCTGCCGAGCAACGCCGTAAAGAAATAGGTATACGTAAAGTACTTGGTGCCAACACCGCGCATTTATGGCTTAAACTGTCACAGGAGTTTATAAAGTTGGTACTGATATCATTTTTGATTGGTGCGGCTATAAGTTGGTACAATATTGATAAATGGCTGGCTAAATACACGTATCACACACCAATAAGCCTGTGGGTATTTATTGCAACCATGCTTGTAAGCATTGCATTGTGTCTCATCACCGTGAGTTGGCAAGCCATACGCGCGGCATGGGCCAACCCGGTTAAAAGTTTAAAAAGCGAATAA
- a CDS encoding ABC transporter permease: protein MIKNYLKIAWRSLLKQRLYSVIIISGLAVGLAACITIGLYVAHEHSYDRFHKDADRIFTAHQVSYLGQTRIDWIKYNSGENIKRTQPKVEDCIGIHKHLKKVIVSQASAPTNKIAEDDLIYTSKDFFKFFSFRLLNGDVSNVLSEPFSLVLTQAMAKKYFGDSDPIGKTLLIATDSTYTYKVTGIVENNPSNSTINFNFIASDLSMLKMREYGNFKTTGTTFVKLRNALDTGAVVRSMQASFKKDENIKFSLVPFVNTHLEGVFGTQVKGNFLEIFPLVAALILLLALVNYMSLATAKATLRAKEIGVRKVAGASRTTVAIQFFIESALFTVLSFALAFLLFYLFKPWFLNVLQIKIDNSFLYNHVVLMLLAALLVGTIVLAGSYPALVLSSFNPASTLKGKMAKNTGGVTVRKIFTTLQFTVAIALIICGITIDRQLYFFRHTYTGLDRENILVIPGSPSFGKNYQSFNQDIKTMVGDSMVAASRRNIFDSGYNILILNDQKTEEESFVTNFEVNRNFFNLLKINWKTPPPSLLNIGETDILINEQAITKLHLKPDPIGQKISSGNKMFNPNGMTYTVAGIVKNFNYMSLASEIQPVAVLVKPDTASTWNRGFNMYVKIKPHTNIPGFVSSIKHIYEKYDAETPFSYSFLDDDFNAQYKAEDRLASIFSLFTYIAIILATLGLFGLAAFSIEQRVKEIGIRKVLGASTTSINTLLSIDFLKLVILSVVIASPIAWWAMHGWLQNFSYRITIPWWVFILSAFIAICTAFITVSYNSIKAALANPVKSLRSE, encoded by the coding sequence ATGATAAAGAATTATTTAAAAATAGCGTGGCGTAGTTTGCTAAAACAAAGGCTATACAGTGTTATTATCATATCCGGTCTTGCAGTTGGTTTGGCTGCATGTATTACTATTGGTTTATATGTTGCTCACGAACACAGTTATGATCGGTTTCATAAAGATGCAGACAGGATTTTCACTGCTCACCAGGTCTCTTACCTGGGCCAAACCCGAATAGATTGGATCAAATATAATTCAGGCGAGAACATTAAGCGTACTCAACCAAAAGTTGAAGATTGCATTGGCATTCATAAACACCTTAAGAAAGTAATTGTAAGCCAGGCATCCGCGCCAACTAATAAAATTGCTGAAGATGATCTGATCTATACCAGTAAAGACTTTTTTAAATTTTTCTCTTTCCGTTTGCTGAACGGTGATGTTAGTAATGTACTAAGTGAGCCTTTTTCGCTGGTTTTGACCCAAGCGATGGCAAAAAAATATTTTGGCGACAGTGACCCAATTGGTAAGACGCTTTTAATAGCTACAGATAGCACTTACACCTACAAGGTTACAGGGATCGTAGAAAATAACCCGTCTAATTCAACCATTAATTTCAATTTCATAGCATCCGACTTAAGTATGTTAAAAATGCGTGAATATGGAAACTTTAAAACAACCGGCACAACATTCGTCAAACTTAGAAACGCGCTTGACACAGGAGCCGTTGTACGCAGTATGCAAGCCAGTTTTAAAAAGGATGAGAACATTAAATTTAGCCTGGTACCTTTTGTTAACACACACTTAGAAGGCGTATTCGGCACACAGGTAAAGGGAAATTTTCTTGAAATTTTTCCGCTCGTAGCAGCATTAATACTTTTACTGGCTTTGGTTAATTACATGAGCCTTGCAACCGCAAAAGCCACCTTACGAGCCAAAGAGATAGGCGTTAGAAAGGTTGCCGGCGCCAGCAGAACTACTGTTGCAATTCAATTTTTTATAGAATCAGCGCTATTTACGGTTTTGTCCTTTGCACTGGCATTCCTGTTGTTTTATTTGTTTAAGCCCTGGTTTTTGAATGTACTGCAAATAAAAATAGATAACTCTTTCCTGTACAATCATGTGGTTTTGATGTTGCTGGCAGCGCTACTTGTAGGTACCATAGTTTTAGCCGGAAGTTACCCCGCATTGGTTTTATCGTCATTTAATCCAGCAAGTACATTAAAAGGCAAAATGGCTAAAAATACAGGGGGTGTAACGGTGCGCAAAATATTTACAACACTTCAGTTTACCGTAGCTATAGCACTGATTATTTGCGGCATTACCATTGACCGTCAACTCTATTTTTTTAGGCATACATACACCGGCTTAGACAGGGAAAACATACTTGTGATACCCGGATCGCCAAGCTTTGGTAAAAACTACCAAAGTTTTAATCAAGATATTAAAACAATGGTTGGCGACAGCATGGTAGCCGCGTCCAGACGGAATATTTTTGATTCAGGCTACAATATCTTGATATTGAACGACCAGAAAACAGAAGAGGAAAGCTTTGTAACCAATTTTGAGGTCAACAGAAATTTCTTTAACCTCTTAAAAATAAACTGGAAAACGCCTCCCCCTTCGCTATTAAATATCGGTGAAACAGATATTTTAATAAACGAGCAAGCTATAACAAAGCTCCACTTAAAACCAGATCCGATCGGGCAAAAAATTTCATCAGGCAACAAAATGTTCAACCCGAATGGTATGACATATACTGTTGCAGGTATAGTTAAAAACTTTAACTACATGTCGCTTGCATCAGAAATACAACCCGTAGCGGTGTTAGTTAAGCCAGACACAGCATCCACCTGGAACAGGGGTTTTAATATGTATGTAAAGATAAAACCACATACAAACATCCCGGGCTTTGTATCGAGTATTAAGCACATTTATGAAAAATACGACGCTGAAACACCATTCAGCTATTCTTTCTTAGATGATGATTTTAACGCCCAATACAAAGCTGAAGACAGACTTGCTTCTATATTCAGTTTGTTCACGTACATAGCAATTATACTGGCTACTTTGGGCTTGTTTGGCCTGGCTGCTTTCAGCATAGAACAACGCGTAAAAGAGATCGGCATACGTAAGGTGTTAGGGGCGAGTACAACATCAATTAATACGCTATTATCTATTGATTTCTTAAAACTGGTAATACTATCAGTAGTTATCGCCTCGCCAATAGCCTGGTGGGCAATGCATGGCTGGCTTCAGAATTTTTCGTATCGCATAACAATCCCATGGTGGGTGTTTATCTTATCTGCTTTTATTGCCATTTGCACAGCATTTATAACCGTTAGCTATAATTCTATTAAAGCGGCCTTGGCCAACCCTGTTAAAAGTTTAAGAAGCGAGTAA